One Plasmodium cynomolgi strain B DNA, chromosome 2, whole genome shotgun sequence genomic window carries:
- a CDS encoding Vps53-like protein (putative), which translates to MKRGHKKSGIKKKAVTSNKEHFNLTELSNNTRDKTVDAFVQEYINSNIAKIEDVEMHVEKMNREIMELDKTISEKVQSHILSQNEYDQKLRHIKEKMKIINSQMEQVDKKTEESEHILVKLCKDIKKLDIGKKNVTETIIVMKRIVMVITAISNLKKKALKREYSGCIPLVSVIKEMLIHISDLRTNEKLKTLYNDANILFDDVKHQIKEDIDLVYDPDVHIEKNLIIVNEASHAEGDKLSINLFDACNCLYHLDQKLVSNVVKKFSNFFLEKYIIIFENQANNLEGIDRRMAWLKRALNTYDHVYAHIFPPVYNMPYHVVCKFCSLTKKHIVKIMSSNMDQMNPVSLIQTVIKVINFENFLSKNVTFFIEKKTTSHDSYSSLEFPFPELIMQREMTPGGGNAKGEDPSPEEGEQRKDQMDNIKGEGEQRKDQMDNTKEEGDHSISTAHDDTNSHAPQNFKGVISCAFDSYLCSWLKYEEKKILQKFENIINDENKEDPLEGRGGHSECKLSSSEKDPLLDVNKILKKKENTPQMDPEMVEEKHTVYKSAYKMFYLYKSYINMILQFSDCQTLYDFVTFFKTLLLKYSDELNKRIIKEVKEENKNQHFKLLSVIINTCNYVEQTMNEAFENLVKVIDPIYKDKICFKEEEQQFLQIKTKCIKGIIVFVEKK; encoded by the exons ATGAAaagggggcacaaaaaaagtggaattaaaaaaaaggcagtcACATCTAACAAGGAGCATTTCAATTTAACCGAACTGAGTAACAACACGAGGGACAAAACg GTCGACGCGTTCGTGCAGGAGTACATAAACAGCAACATCGCCAAAATCGAAGACGTGGAAATGcacgtggaaaaaatgaaccgaGAAATAATGGAACTCGATAAAACCATCAGCGAAAAGGTGCAGAGCCACATCCTAAGCCAAAATGAGTATGACCAAAAATTGAGacacataaaagaaaaaatgaaaataattaatagcCAAATGGAACAAgtagataaaaaaacagaagaaagTGAGCACATCCTAGTGAAGCTATgtaaagatataaaaaaattagacataggaaaaaaaaacgtaacaGAAACGATTATAGTAATGAAAAGAATCGTTATGGTTATCACTGCTATAAgcaacttgaaaaaaaaggctctGAAAAGGGAGTACAGCGGATGTATTCCCCTCGTCTCCGTTATCAAAGAAATGCTCATACACATTTCCGACTTGAGGACAaacgaaaaattgaagacACTGTACAATGATGCCAACATCCTTTTCGACGACGTAAAGCATCAGATAAAGGAAGACATCGATTTGGTTTACGACCCCGATGTGCACATAGAGAAGAACCTCATCATAGTGAATGAGGCGAGCCACGCCGAAGGAGACAAACTGTCCATAAATCTGTTCGATGCATGCAATTGTTTATATCACTTGGATCAAAAGTTGGTCTCCAAtgtagttaaaaaattttccaacttttttctcgaaaaatatattatcatttttgaaaatcaAGCAAATAATTTGGAAGGGATCGATAGACGCATGGCATGGTTGAAGCGTGCACTGAATACGTATGATCATGTCTATGCTCATATTTTCCCTCCTGTTTATAATATGCCTTACCACGTTGTTTGCAAATTCTGCTCCCTCACCAAAAAACACATCGTCAAAATTATGTCTTCTAATATGGACCAGATGAACCCAGTTTCGCTAATCCAGACTGTCATTAAGGTgattaattttgaaaattttttatccaaaaATGTGACgttttttattgaaaagaaGACCACCTCGCATGATTCGTACTCTTCTTTGGAGTTTCCCTTCCCGGAGTTAATTATGCAGAGGGAGATGaccccaggggggggaaatgccaAGGGGGAGGATCCTTCCCCCGAGGAAGGGGAACAGAGAAAAGACCAAATGGACAACatcaaaggggaaggggaacaGAGAAAAGACCAAATGGACAACACCAAAGAGGAAGGGGATCATTCCATTAGCACTGCGCATGATGATACTAATTCGCACGCACCGCAAAACTTCAAGGGAGTCATCTCGTGCGCGTTCGACAGCTACCTGTGCAGCTGGCTAAaatatgaagagaaaaaaattcttcaaaaatttgaaaacataataaacgacgaaaataaagaagaccCCTTGGAGGGAAGAGGGGGGCACAGTGAATGCAAATTGTCCTCCTCAGAAAAGGACCCCCTCCTTgatgttaacaaaattttaaaaaaaaaggaaaacaccCCGCAAATGGACCCCGAAATggtggaagaaaaacacacagTGTATAAGTCAGCATACAAAATGTTTTACCTCTACAAAAGCTACATAAACATGATTCTTCAATTCAGTGACTGTCAAACGTTGTACGATTTtgtgactttttttaaaacactgttattaaaatatagtgATGAGCTAAACAAAAGAATTATAAAAGaggtgaaggaggaaaacaaaaatcagCACTTCAAATTATTGTCTGTCATAATCAATACATGTAATTACGTAGAACAAACAATGAATGAAGCGTTCGAAAATCTTGTCAAAGTTATTGACCCAATTTATAAGGACAAAATTTGCTTCAAAGAAGAGGaacaacaatttttacaaataaaaacaaaatgcatAAAAGGAATTATCGTctttgtagaaaaaaaataa
- a CDS encoding hypothetical protein (putative): MKKVFLLLVLLSTVNFRRYTNYNVKVKLKNFSNKIYMSSRVQLKSTKLQHRKRPKKRKKSEIYRTPVLYHPNQRDYFNLQSEYTCLPDEQVLDLLSKDKLNLLIRAIRRKDNQEIDKILYKDVNDIYLDSRYVYYDEGGEEGDRGGDRGGDGGGDGGYDRGHDIGYDIGYDRGDEEKHTLQANNRDRDDLFNGGSTDKKKCALRKDEEDKQQHGEEKKFVDLNNIYFYFKKVNITNINKDNINDDIYKELVELKKVSLEKGDQIGLNMYRYFLNIITNVDRMKYIDDFYLVNYINNIWITKNVHKYFYFLNSLFDRMKKISYKLLQLNYKIDIIGHEEEVNKMKYFERHELFSKVIKKTKFVPNYVLKHSYAYSTDIMNLYQYDINTNSYVNTFDSTYREICVNDFVDNCRRKNLNICYDATRFDPFYSYARGDDEGTGAKPKKAKRSHAAKDISAGVQPSKTHERMLEKHSPGEESPKGHSDEQAPNEGVKEATQNHNKGEGWLERIKKDPNLKYEFLEKISEQMCSEFVKMGVLDNDSKKVDLNKIEDIKNDKDNILYKKVYAMRDYFYNIMYDNYKPNLDIYELETFIDAEYRIYSYKKDLNVLFKNWVLNENKVLPTVHFAKKDVELAKLRYMSKRKRKVLEFNQQFFERHGEGKQRYFPVEGHGAPKVGATGGSKEGAPSGEAVTAELGGESGEAANCARSGAGNDPGSGPGNDPGNGPDNGPGNRPDNSPGIGEDDSALSLPDDGKDAGQNKTTNKSVSCLIKWNVRSENDTRKINDKDETNLSDSDDIDENDEGDDDSHDQDEPFDFDKYNIKTNDLESYGFCDENLNDNDNDNGEPSFGDMNFAKLVIYDDNYDQGEFVETITSLITTCDYKRAYSIYNTLKTKGKVDTLYFKSYDNAENVAFLMRQSKQRIVADVEFL; encoded by the exons atgaaaaaggtgtTTCTCCTCCTTGTGCTCCTGTCAACAGTAAATTTCAGACGCTACACAAATTACAACGTTAAAGTAAAGCTGAAAAACTTCTCtaacaaaatttacatgtCCAGTAGAGTGCAGCTAAAATCGACGAAACTGCAACACAGGAAGAGaccaaaaaagaggaaaaaatccGAAATTTATCGAACACCTGTTTTGTACCACCCCAACCAAAGGGACTACTTTAACCTGCAGAGCGAGTACACCTGCTTGCCCGATGAGCAAGTGCTGGACTTACTCTCGAAGGATAAACTGAATTTGCTCATCAGGGCGATTAGAAGGAAGGACAACCAGGAGATcgacaaaattttgtacaaagatgtgaatgatatatatttggATAGCAGGTATGTGTACTACGatgaggggggagaagagggCGATAGGGGAGGAGATAGAGGAGGGGATGGAGGAGGAGATGGAGGATACGATAGAGGACACGATATAGGATACGATATAGGATACGATAGAGGAGACGAAGAAAAGCACACCCTGCAGGCCAACAACCGAGACAGGGATGACCTCTTCAACGGTGGTTCAActgataagaaaaaatgtgccttGCGAAAGGACGAAGAGGACAAGCAGCAAcatggagaagaaaaaaaatttgtagatttaaacaatatttatttttatttcaaaaaagttaacatcacaaatataaataaggACAACATAAATGATGACATATATAAAGAGCTAgtggagttaaaaaaagtgtcCCTGGAAAAAGGAGATCAAATAGGTCTCAACATGTACCGATACTTCCTCAACATAATTACAAATGTGGACAGAATGAAATACATCGATGATTTCTATTTggttaattatataaataatatttggataacaaaaaatgttcacaaatatttttattttttaaattccctATTTGatagaatgaaaaaaatttcctatAAGTTGCTCCAGctgaattacaaaattgatatAATTGGACATGAGGAGgaagtgaacaaaatgaagtactTCGAGCGGCATGAACTCTTCAGTAaggttattaaaaaaacaaagttcGTTCCCAACTATGTACTTAAACACAGCTATGCTTACTCCACCGATATCATGAATCTTTATCAGTATGACATCAATACGAATTCGTATGTGAACACGTTCGATAGCACCTATAGGGAGATCTGCGTCAATGACTTCGTTGACAACTGCAGgaggaaaaatttaaacatttgCTACGACGCCACGCGGTTCGACCCCTTTTACAGCTACGCCAGGGG TGACGACGAGGGCACCGGGGCCAAGCCGAAGAAAGCTAAGAGGAGCCACGCCGCAAAGGATATCAGCGCGGGAGTGCAGCCCAGCAAAACGCACGAACGAATGCTGGAAAAACACTCCCCTGGTGAGGAAAGCCCGAAGGGCCATAGCGATGAACAGGCGCCCAACGAAGGAGTTAAAGAAGCTACACAAAATCACAACAAAGGTGAAGGATGGCTAGAAAGGATAAAGAAGGACCCCAATTTAAAGTAcgaatttttggaaaagatAAGCGAACAAATGTGCAgcgaatttgtaaaaatgggggtcCTGGATAACGATAGCAAAAAAGTCGATCTGAACAAAATCGAAGATATCAAAAATGACAAGGACaacattttgtacaaaaaggtTTACGCCATGCGTGACTACTTTTACAACATCATGTATGATAATTATAAACCAAATTTGGACATCTATGAATTGGAAACCTTCATAGATGCAGAGTACAGAATCTACTCGTACAAGAAAGACCTCAATGtgcttttcaaaaattgGGTTCTTAATGAGAACAAGGTATTGCCAACTGTGCACTTTGCGAAGAAGGATGTGGAACTCGCTAAGTTAAGATACATGTccaagagaaaaaggaaagtgcTGGAGTTTAATCAGCAATTTTTTGAGCGCCACggggaggggaagcagaGGTACTTCCCCGTGGAGGGGCACGGAGCGCCGAAGGTGGGTGCAACTGGTGGGTCAAAAGAAGGGGCTCCCTCGGGCGAGGCTGTAACCGCAGAGTTAGGAGGTGAGTCAGGCGAAGCGGCAAACTGTGCAAGAAGCGGTGCGGGCAACGATCCTGGTAGCGGCCCTGGCAACGACCCCGGTAACGGCCCTGACAACGGTCCTGGTAATCGCCCCGACAACAGCCCTGGTATCGGTGAAGACGACTCCGCGCTGAGCTTGCCAGATGACGGAAAAGACGCAGGCCAGAATAAAACCACGAACAAATCAGTGAGCTGTCTCATAAAGTGGAACGTACGCAGCGAAAACGacacaaggaaaataaacgACAAGGATGAAACAAACTTAAGTGACTCAGACGACATTGATGAAAACGACGAGGGGGACGACGACAGTCATGACCAGGATGAACCATTCGACTTTGacaaatataacataaaaacCAACGACTTGGAGTCGTACGGATTTTGCGATGAGAATTTAAACGATAACGATAACGACAACGGAGAACCGTCCTTCGGCGACATGAATTTTGCTAAGTTGGTCATTTATGATGACAACTACGATCAGGGAGAGTTCGTCGAAACGATCACGAGTTTGATAACTACATGCGATTATAAGAGGGCGTACTCCATTTACAACACGTTGAAGACCAAAGGGAAGGTCGATACTTTGTACTTCAAAAGTTACGACAATGCGGAAAATGTGGCCTTCCTGATGCGCCAGTCGAAGCAGCGGATTGTTGCCGACGTGGAGTTTCTTTAG